One window from the genome of Bacillus tianshenii encodes:
- a CDS encoding efflux RND transporter permease subunit yields MKLVDVSVKRPVGVIMIVLAVIALGLVSLRDLAVDLYPDVDFPIAVVATSYPGAAPEEVEKLISKPVESSVSAIEGVETVQSRSQPNSSLVILQFSTGTDLDNALIEVREKVDQVKGALPEDANDPSVLRFDPQQIPVMYMGLTGDKPEKLQLIAENQVQPYLERAEGVASVSIDGGKTREIQVELDSGKLAQYRLTSSQIVQAIGAENVSTSAGVISKGSQELQIRVEGEFESVDDIRDAIIPLPQGGEIKLEEVATIIDTYKDVQTISKVNGEESIVLSALKQSDGNTIEVADALLEAMDEINEDLPEGVELSVVFDTSTFIRDSIKSVTTNMIVGGALAVFVLFLFLRSIRATLVVGMSIPIAIIATFTLMYFTGETVNILTMGGLALGIGMMVDSSIVILENVFSYRQDGASIKEAAMKGASELASAVIASTTTSLVVFLPIVFVDGIASELFTPLALTVSFSLIASLVVSLTLIPMLSSQLLRKPIKAEKEQKGWFVRIFGKINKVYERLLNWVLGHRKTTILVTVLAVVGSFAVAPQIGTEFIPASDQGQVQIDLETPSGSKIETTEAVAAQITQEMESYEKVIQTSYLSIATDVNTGLSASANKGSFQILLVDPEQREMTTQQFVSEMKERVADIPGAEITVSEMEAGLGTGDPISINLRGPEQEVLTEIGDQVVWLLEDIKGVQNPESSASEGRPEINVTVNREIASKFGLTYQQIMSEVELAFNGKIATLYREGGDEFNVRVLLPEEERSAISDLEQLKIRTQNGTMIPLSAVAELEQIKGPAQINRENQQRQVQVTAGVEGRDLGSVTAEVKRALEGMNFPDGYDYQIGGQSEDMQESFQNLALALIFSIFLVYTVMAVQFESFVYPFIIMFSMPTMLVGVLVGLFVSGQPFSIPAFIGIIMLAGIVVNNAIVLVDYINILRERGFDRAEAILKAGPSRLRPILMTVLTTVLGMVPLALGFGEGGESQIPLAVVIIFGLTTSTFFTLLLIPVMYTYVDDTARWFKGLFTKRRKKKQAKNNDLPVN; encoded by the coding sequence TTGAAACTTGTTGATGTTTCCGTAAAACGTCCAGTTGGGGTAATTATGATCGTGCTTGCCGTCATTGCCCTTGGACTTGTTTCGTTAAGAGATTTAGCAGTTGATTTATATCCAGACGTTGATTTTCCGATTGCTGTTGTTGCGACAAGTTATCCTGGCGCAGCACCGGAAGAAGTTGAGAAGTTAATTAGTAAGCCGGTTGAATCCTCCGTCTCAGCAATTGAAGGTGTTGAAACGGTGCAATCTCGGTCACAGCCAAATTCATCACTTGTAATCTTGCAATTTTCAACTGGGACAGACTTAGATAACGCATTGATTGAAGTGCGTGAGAAGGTAGACCAAGTGAAAGGCGCTCTCCCAGAAGATGCAAATGACCCATCTGTTCTGCGCTTTGACCCTCAACAAATCCCAGTCATGTATATGGGGTTAACAGGGGATAAACCTGAGAAGCTTCAGCTTATTGCGGAAAACCAAGTACAGCCGTACTTAGAGCGTGCAGAAGGTGTTGCATCTGTTTCAATCGATGGTGGGAAAACAAGAGAAATTCAAGTCGAACTTGATTCAGGAAAGCTTGCCCAATATCGGTTAACGTCTTCACAAATTGTTCAAGCTATTGGCGCTGAGAATGTGTCCACTTCAGCAGGCGTTATTTCCAAAGGGAGCCAAGAGCTGCAAATTCGTGTTGAAGGGGAATTCGAATCGGTTGACGATATTCGCGATGCGATCATTCCATTGCCACAAGGTGGAGAAATAAAGCTTGAAGAGGTTGCTACGATCATTGATACATATAAAGATGTTCAAACAATCTCGAAAGTGAACGGGGAAGAATCGATTGTTCTTTCAGCGCTTAAGCAATCAGATGGCAATACAATTGAAGTTGCGGATGCGTTGCTTGAAGCGATGGATGAGATTAATGAAGACTTACCAGAAGGCGTCGAGCTTTCTGTCGTGTTTGATACGTCAACATTTATTCGTGATTCAATTAAATCAGTAACGACAAACATGATTGTTGGTGGTGCATTAGCCGTCTTCGTCTTGTTCTTGTTCTTACGAAGTATCCGCGCAACGCTTGTTGTCGGAATGTCAATCCCAATTGCGATTATCGCTACATTTACGTTGATGTATTTTACAGGTGAGACAGTTAATATCCTGACGATGGGTGGATTGGCGTTAGGAATTGGGATGATGGTCGACAGCTCGATCGTTATTCTCGAGAATGTCTTTAGTTACAGGCAAGACGGCGCTTCGATTAAGGAAGCGGCAATGAAAGGTGCTTCAGAATTGGCATCAGCAGTTATCGCTTCTACGACGACAAGCTTAGTCGTATTCTTGCCAATCGTGTTCGTTGATGGAATTGCCTCTGAGCTATTTACGCCATTGGCATTGACTGTTTCTTTTTCATTGATTGCTTCACTCGTTGTTTCGTTAACATTAATACCGATGTTATCGTCGCAGCTTTTGCGGAAGCCGATTAAGGCAGAGAAGGAACAGAAAGGTTGGTTTGTCCGCATATTTGGTAAAATCAACAAAGTCTATGAGCGATTGTTGAACTGGGTGCTCGGGCATCGTAAAACAACGATTCTCGTTACAGTACTAGCAGTTGTCGGAAGCTTTGCCGTTGCTCCGCAAATTGGTACGGAATTTATTCCAGCTTCTGACCAAGGACAGGTACAAATTGATTTGGAAACACCGTCAGGCTCTAAGATTGAAACGACGGAAGCAGTTGCAGCCCAGATTACCCAAGAGATGGAGTCTTATGAGAAGGTTATTCAAACAAGCTATCTTTCAATCGCAACGGATGTGAACACAGGGCTTTCAGCTAGCGCAAATAAAGGAAGCTTCCAAATCTTATTGGTTGACCCTGAGCAGCGAGAAATGACAACACAGCAATTTGTAAGTGAAATGAAAGAGCGTGTCGCAGATATTCCAGGAGCAGAAATTACGGTTTCTGAAATGGAAGCTGGGCTTGGCACAGGAGATCCGATTTCAATTAATCTTCGTGGTCCAGAGCAAGAAGTGTTAACAGAAATCGGTGACCAAGTTGTGTGGTTGCTAGAGGATATTAAAGGGGTCCAAAACCCAGAAAGCTCTGCTTCTGAAGGCAGACCAGAAATTAACGTAACAGTGAATCGTGAAATTGCTTCGAAATTTGGTCTCACGTATCAACAAATTATGAGTGAGGTTGAACTAGCCTTTAACGGTAAAATCGCAACTCTCTATCGAGAGGGCGGCGATGAGTTTAATGTACGTGTCCTACTTCCAGAAGAGGAGCGTTCAGCCATTAGTGATTTAGAACAATTAAAGATTCGTACACAAAACGGGACGATGATTCCACTTTCAGCAGTTGCAGAATTAGAGCAAATCAAAGGTCCAGCGCAAATTAACCGCGAAAATCAGCAGCGTCAAGTACAAGTGACAGCTGGTGTAGAGGGGCGAGATTTAGGAAGTGTCACAGCGGAAGTGAAACGTGCGCTTGAAGGCATGAACTTTCCTGATGGCTATGACTATCAAATTGGTGGTCAATCAGAAGATATGCAAGAATCTTTCCAGAATCTTGCGTTAGCATTGATTTTCTCAATCTTCCTTGTATATACGGTAATGGCAGTTCAGTTTGAATCATTTGTCTATCCGTTTATTATTATGTTCTCCATGCCGACGATGCTTGTCGGGGTATTAGTAGGGCTGTTCGTGTCAGGTCAGCCGTTTAGTATTCCAGCATTTATCGGGATTATTATGCTCGCCGGTATCGTTGTAAATAACGCGATTGTGTTAGTGGATTACATTAATATTCTACGTGAGCGAGGATTCGACCGGGCTGAAGCGATTTTAAAAGCAGGTCCGAGCCGTTTACGACCGATTCTAATGACTGTGTTAACGACCGTACTAGGGATGGTACCGCTTGCGTTAGGATTTGGAGAAGGCGGAGAGTCGCAAATTCCACTTGCCGTTGTAATCATCTTTGGATTAACAACCTCAACTTTCTTTACACTGTTGTTAATTCCAGTGATGTACACATATGTCGATGATACCGCACGTTGGTTCAAAGGATTATTTACAAAGCGTCGTAAAAAGAAGCAAGCGAAAAATAATGATTTACCAGTTAATTAA
- a CDS encoding TetR/AcrR family transcriptional regulator → MHEKKKRMIEVGMRLFANKGFHATSIQEIADLSDVSKGAFYLHFNSKDDLILSIYQYYYEMMKEKLGEVEAEEHLTPREKLAKQVKVHFEEFLMRKEFVVMHLRENFSLNEEIDAFISKMRTEQQAWLEGSLRSIYGDSIETSIKDGAVILEGLISAYLKTLIFENVTYQFDELAQFLVRRLDDLMNGLGKEEAPGPLTVKYMESDFQSERFHPYKRKEAKDIFTDMKRKIRELDLSEAKKDELLTSVHLMVDELEKEVPQKVVFQGMLANLKGIKELEHSREKVSKLFELQLL, encoded by the coding sequence ATGCATGAAAAGAAAAAGCGTATGATTGAAGTTGGCATGCGTTTATTTGCAAATAAAGGGTTTCACGCCACATCAATTCAGGAGATTGCAGATTTAAGTGATGTGTCAAAGGGAGCATTTTATCTTCATTTTAACTCTAAGGATGACCTAATTCTTTCAATCTATCAATATTATTATGAAATGATGAAGGAGAAGCTTGGTGAAGTAGAAGCAGAAGAGCATTTAACACCTAGGGAGAAGCTTGCTAAGCAAGTGAAGGTTCATTTCGAGGAATTCTTGATGCGGAAAGAATTTGTTGTGATGCATTTAAGAGAGAACTTTTCACTTAATGAAGAAATTGATGCTTTTATAAGCAAGATGAGGACAGAACAACAGGCATGGCTTGAGGGGTCGTTGCGCAGCATTTATGGCGATTCGATTGAGACATCGATTAAAGATGGTGCTGTTATTTTAGAGGGTTTGATTTCAGCTTACTTAAAGACATTAATTTTTGAAAATGTTACTTATCAATTCGATGAACTTGCCCAATTTCTTGTCCGTCGCTTAGATGATTTAATGAATGGTCTTGGCAAAGAAGAGGCACCTGGGCCTTTAACTGTAAAATATATGGAGTCTGATTTTCAGTCTGAGCGATTTCATCCTTATAAAAGAAAAGAAGCAAAGGATATTTTCACAGATATGAAAAGGAAAATTCGTGAGCTGGATTTGTCTGAAGCAAAAAAGGATGAACTGTTAACAAGTGTTCACTTAATGGTGGATGAGTTAGAGAAAGAGGTACCACAGAAGGTTGTCTTTCAAGGTATGCTTGCAAACTTAAAAGGCATTAAGGAATTAGAGCACTCTCGAGAAAAAGTGAGTAAGTTATTTGAGTTGCAACTTTTGTAG
- a CDS encoding S-layer homology domain-containing protein, translating into MKKMLSSIMTVFIITLIPNAITVSAAGSYEEQIQQEMKELHELGIVEKDDNSSAYLNEQLSRGEFASMIARSLVLPDGDASFFDVPETHPYYTDINKAASSGLINGIGQGKFAPDRTLTREEMVALVDRSIRLRGLNREITPLPFKDKDKIQLLWPVQHLYQWKIINGFPDNTFRPQDNVTRVQAAHTVYRMLGLLKEHELEKQRLEEEKQQREKEQREKERREREKREKEQREQEKREKERQQREEQEKEEANRPEQPSEPDEQQEEEQEEPRYQYDIAVIEAGKDLKKLATFKTYGEAKEELEQDEDQVILNNGEVFWMKGGMAVTKQFTRIYNEDMKQYMNYVAEGTELTFLEADEEKVKIKLVDNVGYVRHEDVVLIPEMMVGENRAYYKVQGGKLIHVIYRRTGFESYVYGKAPSFLKEGEQARSEDGVHFEDGVYYQYFNFLPLRTETSYSADDLDRYVEEMKPGSPLIGLGEAFKEAEEEHGVNALYLLSHAIHESAWGMSQVAQQKHNLYGIKAIDADPLKYATGFKDFDEGIDYAGNYIKTRYLTPGSVYGGGFLGNKGVGMNVNYASDPFWGKKIAGHMFRADSFLGGDDYGEYELAVVTVSGLNVREEPDTDADVLYTIERKGTTVVVLDEEENSEGTWFKIIPDDNDEEEGYIYADGKLGTFAKRINIE; encoded by the coding sequence ATGAAAAAGATGCTTTCATCGATTATGACAGTGTTCATCATAACACTCATACCAAATGCAATAACCGTATCAGCGGCTGGTTCCTACGAGGAGCAAATTCAACAAGAGATGAAAGAACTTCATGAGTTAGGGATTGTGGAGAAAGATGATAACAGTAGTGCTTATTTAAATGAGCAGTTATCACGAGGAGAGTTTGCTTCAATGATTGCCCGCTCTCTCGTTTTGCCAGATGGAGATGCCTCTTTCTTTGATGTCCCAGAAACACACCCATACTACACAGACATAAACAAAGCAGCTTCAAGCGGCTTGATTAATGGCATTGGGCAAGGAAAGTTTGCCCCAGATCGAACGTTAACACGTGAGGAAATGGTGGCACTTGTCGACCGCTCGATTCGCTTACGAGGGTTAAATCGCGAAATTACACCTCTTCCATTTAAAGATAAAGATAAAATTCAGCTTCTATGGCCTGTGCAGCATTTGTATCAATGGAAGATTATAAACGGCTTTCCTGATAATACATTCCGCCCGCAAGATAATGTAACTCGTGTTCAAGCTGCTCATACAGTTTATCGAATGCTCGGTTTATTGAAGGAGCATGAGCTGGAGAAGCAGCGATTAGAAGAAGAGAAACAACAAAGAGAAAAAGAACAACGTGAAAAGGAAAGACGGGAACGAGAAAAACGAGAAAAGGAACAACGAGAACAAGAAAAGCGTGAAAAAGAACGACAACAACGTGAGGAACAAGAAAAAGAAGAAGCAAATAGACCAGAGCAGCCATCTGAACCTGACGAACAGCAAGAGGAAGAACAAGAAGAGCCTCGTTATCAGTATGACATTGCAGTTATAGAAGCTGGAAAAGATCTTAAGAAACTTGCCACATTCAAGACATATGGGGAAGCGAAGGAAGAGCTTGAACAAGATGAAGACCAGGTTATTCTCAACAATGGTGAAGTTTTCTGGATGAAGGGTGGCATGGCAGTTACGAAGCAATTCACAAGAATTTACAATGAAGATATGAAGCAATATATGAACTATGTTGCAGAGGGTACAGAGTTAACATTCTTAGAGGCAGATGAAGAGAAAGTAAAAATAAAATTAGTTGATAATGTCGGCTATGTGCGCCATGAAGATGTCGTATTAATTCCAGAAATGATGGTTGGGGAGAACCGTGCCTACTATAAAGTGCAAGGTGGAAAGCTGATCCATGTTATCTATCGACGAACTGGCTTTGAAAGCTATGTATATGGGAAAGCTCCATCATTTTTAAAAGAAGGTGAACAAGCGCGCAGTGAAGATGGCGTTCACTTTGAAGATGGTGTCTATTATCAATACTTTAACTTCCTGCCACTACGAACAGAAACGAGCTACAGTGCAGATGATTTAGATCGCTATGTCGAAGAAATGAAGCCAGGGTCACCTCTTATTGGATTAGGGGAAGCATTCAAGGAAGCAGAGGAAGAACATGGAGTGAATGCCCTCTATTTGCTTTCACATGCGATTCATGAAAGTGCTTGGGGTATGAGTCAAGTTGCACAACAAAAGCATAATCTATATGGCATTAAAGCAATTGATGCGGATCCACTAAAGTATGCAACAGGCTTTAAAGACTTTGATGAAGGCATAGATTATGCAGGCAACTATATTAAGACTCGCTATTTAACGCCTGGTTCTGTCTATGGCGGTGGCTTCCTCGGTAACAAGGGCGTTGGGATGAATGTGAACTATGCTTCTGACCCGTTCTGGGGTAAAAAAATTGCAGGTCATATGTTCCGAGCGGACAGCTTCCTCGGTGGGGATGACTATGGAGAATATGAATTAGCAGTTGTAACAGTTAGCGGCTTAAATGTTCGTGAAGAGCCTGATACAGATGCTGATGTTTTGTACACAATTGAACGAAAAGGCACAACAGTTGTTGTACTGGACGAAGAAGAGAACAGTGAAGGTACATGGTTCAAGATTATTCCTGATGACAATGATGAAGAAGAAGGCTATATTTATGCGGATGGGAAATTAGGGACATTTGCGAAACGGATAAACATTGAATAA
- a CDS encoding YwpF-like family protein, with product MKTFKLKGLSVIWMEDSNLSRELIPLTDGLIINKEDEQENWLVEGLIPNESAEFFESLATLEQPFVIEAVITKESNTPAPFSATIRKLKAFEDHLEILLDAKMIVKKQDAAELLLQELIEEGLVGQELFQEFKRIKTDRGRSYQGAIEKEVEKMKSNL from the coding sequence ATGAAAACGTTCAAATTAAAAGGTTTATCAGTCATATGGATGGAGGATTCGAACCTCTCGCGAGAGTTGATACCGCTGACTGACGGCTTAATCATTAACAAAGAGGACGAGCAAGAAAACTGGTTAGTTGAAGGGCTCATCCCAAATGAATCTGCTGAATTTTTCGAATCCCTTGCAACATTGGAACAACCTTTTGTCATTGAAGCCGTTATCACAAAAGAGTCAAACACACCTGCTCCATTCTCTGCCACAATAAGAAAGCTAAAGGCTTTTGAAGACCATCTTGAAATCCTTCTTGATGCAAAAATGATTGTTAAGAAGCAAGATGCAGCTGAACTCCTTCTCCAAGAATTAATTGAAGAAGGTCTTGTAGGACAAGAATTATTCCAAGAATTCAAACGTATTAAAACAGACAGAGGGCGCTCATATCAAGGTGCAATTGAAAAAGAAGTAGAAAAAATGAAATCGAACCTCTAA
- the galU gene encoding UTP--glucose-1-phosphate uridylyltransferase GalU: MKVRKAIIPAAGLGTRFLPATKAQPKEMLPIVDKPTIQYIIEEAVASGIEDILIVSGRGKRAIEDHFDKSYELEETLAKKEKWGRLKEVQDISELANIHYIRQKEPKGLGHAIWCARKFIGNEPFAVMLGDDIVRSEKPCLQQLMDVFQRFHSSVVGVQPVSEENVSKYGIIAPKGQQVEEGVFHLDSLVEKPSKEEAPSNYAVMGRYILRPEVFHILESLPPGAGGEIQLTDAIKLLNQQQAVIAYHFSGKRYDVGDKFGFLRATLDFALEREDLQSELMNYMKGLLKEAEVIKEKM, from the coding sequence GTGAAAGTAAGAAAAGCGATTATACCAGCAGCAGGCCTTGGCACACGCTTTCTTCCCGCTACGAAAGCACAGCCGAAAGAAATGCTGCCGATCGTTGATAAGCCAACGATTCAATATATTATTGAAGAAGCCGTGGCATCAGGGATTGAAGATATTCTAATTGTGAGCGGGAGAGGAAAAAGGGCGATTGAAGACCATTTTGACAAATCATATGAATTAGAAGAGACGTTGGCGAAGAAAGAGAAATGGGGACGTCTTAAAGAAGTGCAAGATATTTCTGAGCTTGCAAACATTCATTACATTCGTCAGAAGGAACCGAAAGGCTTAGGGCATGCGATTTGGTGTGCACGTAAATTCATTGGGAACGAACCATTTGCGGTTATGCTGGGGGATGATATTGTTCGTTCTGAGAAGCCTTGTCTTCAGCAATTAATGGATGTCTTTCAGCGCTTCCACTCCTCAGTTGTTGGTGTACAGCCTGTTTCTGAAGAGAATGTCTCAAAGTACGGGATTATTGCTCCAAAGGGCCAGCAGGTAGAAGAAGGTGTGTTTCATTTAGATTCGTTGGTTGAGAAACCGTCTAAAGAAGAAGCACCATCTAATTATGCGGTGATGGGCAGGTATATTCTGCGCCCAGAAGTCTTTCATATTCTAGAGTCGTTGCCACCTGGTGCTGGTGGTGAAATTCAATTAACGGATGCGATTAAGCTTCTGAATCAGCAGCAAGCTGTCATCGCCTATCACTTTTCAGGCAAGCGTTATGATGTAGGTGATAAATTTGGCTTTCTTCGTGCTACGCTTGATTTTGCTCTAGAGCGAGAAGACCTGCAAAGTGAATTGATGAATTATATGAAAGGTCTGTTGAAGGAAGCAGAAGTAATAAAAGAAAAAATGTAA
- a CDS encoding S41 family peptidase, with protein MLFQAFVLFLFMFGTASAADIDEIRSLIEENYVDEVSESVIDQTEIDTILQGLDPYSTYFTQEEYEQFQSSINRNYTGIGVVVSEAEEGIALVSLFDESPAKAAGLQSGDIIIEADGHSLKGKPAEKATMLIQGLPGTKVNLKVYRPSSEKTFDVQVNRAEIHMPVVEVEKLSGNIGYIALYSFSENAPDKMKEAIQSLQGVDGWIVDLRDNGGGYLKSAQKVAGFFPGVKNSLIVESRDRQQLTYPSEAQTIQLSKPVALLINQSSASASEIVAGAVQDYGAATLYGQTTYGKGLAQTLFNVESGGMLKLSVARFYTPEGNVIHEKGIQPDVKTTEEQTLFAAHQALLLATEGDVVQQDSAKRPRYPVFTLQVKNPYDVAKLMEQIKLNELGGDQVPLHVHPVSFTTFKISPQQALKSNGSYLLTIGSGETKRVLSFTTVKELGRRDLSYVPFNDLKLSNYFTGPVAVLKNQGVVNGLGDGRYGPYHYLTRQDAAVMFARALNLDTENVSNPGFDDVKKGSYYYGAVAAMKETGIIKGRSEDRFGTNEILTREEMAALIARAFHFEKSGTDAPFLDVAQSQFKDDIVTIYRLGITTGSSPTTFSPNKVVTRGQFATFLYRAMVIDKGSAPFEIKEVN; from the coding sequence ATGTTATTTCAGGCCTTTGTCCTATTTCTTTTCATGTTTGGCACTGCTTCAGCAGCTGACATTGATGAGATACGAAGTCTGATAGAGGAAAACTATGTCGATGAGGTGTCAGAATCTGTCATTGATCAGACGGAAATTGATACGATTTTGCAAGGTTTGGACCCTTATTCAACCTACTTTACACAAGAAGAATACGAGCAGTTTCAAAGTTCGATTAACCGTAACTATACAGGGATAGGTGTTGTCGTCAGTGAAGCAGAGGAAGGGATTGCACTTGTTTCTCTATTTGATGAAAGTCCTGCAAAAGCTGCTGGCCTGCAATCAGGTGACATTATTATCGAAGCAGATGGTCATTCATTGAAAGGAAAGCCTGCCGAGAAAGCGACAATGCTTATTCAGGGCCTACCTGGAACAAAGGTGAACTTGAAAGTTTATCGTCCTTCTAGTGAAAAGACATTTGATGTACAAGTGAACCGAGCTGAAATCCATATGCCAGTGGTTGAAGTAGAGAAGTTGTCTGGCAATATCGGCTACATTGCTCTTTATAGCTTTAGTGAAAATGCTCCAGATAAAATGAAAGAAGCAATCCAGTCCTTACAAGGTGTGGACGGCTGGATTGTTGACTTACGTGATAATGGTGGCGGTTACTTGAAGAGTGCTCAGAAGGTAGCAGGTTTTTTTCCTGGTGTGAAAAACTCTTTAATCGTTGAAAGTCGGGACCGTCAGCAACTTACATACCCAAGTGAAGCTCAAACAATCCAATTAAGTAAGCCGGTTGCTTTGTTAATCAATCAGTCAAGTGCGAGCGCTTCCGAAATTGTTGCAGGCGCGGTTCAGGATTATGGTGCTGCAACGCTTTACGGACAAACAACGTATGGAAAAGGATTAGCGCAAACATTGTTTAATGTGGAAAGCGGCGGCATGCTTAAGCTGTCTGTTGCCCGCTTCTATACTCCTGAAGGAAATGTGATTCACGAAAAAGGAATTCAGCCTGATGTGAAGACGACAGAAGAACAAACATTGTTTGCTGCACACCAAGCTTTGCTGCTCGCAACAGAAGGGGATGTCGTACAGCAAGATTCTGCCAAGCGGCCACGTTATCCAGTGTTTACTCTTCAAGTGAAGAATCCCTATGATGTTGCAAAATTAATGGAACAAATTAAGCTGAATGAACTTGGTGGCGATCAGGTGCCATTGCACGTTCACCCTGTTTCGTTTACAACCTTTAAGATTAGCCCGCAACAAGCGCTTAAGAGTAATGGTTCCTATCTCCTTACAATCGGTTCTGGTGAAACGAAGCGTGTTCTTTCATTTACAACCGTTAAAGAACTTGGCAGACGGGACCTTTCTTATGTACCGTTTAATGATTTGAAACTATCAAATTACTTCACAGGCCCTGTAGCTGTATTGAAAAATCAAGGCGTTGTGAACGGATTAGGTGATGGCAGGTATGGTCCTTATCATTACTTAACGAGGCAGGATGCAGCAGTCATGTTTGCGCGTGCTTTGAATTTAGACACTGAAAATGTAAGCAACCCAGGGTTTGATGATGTGAAGAAAGGTTCCTACTACTATGGAGCGGTAGCAGCAATGAAGGAAACAGGTATTATTAAAGGCCGTTCAGAAGACCGATTTGGTACAAACGAAATTCTAACACGTGAAGAAATGGCGGCACTTATTGCGCGTGCTTTTCATTTTGAAAAAAGCGGAACAGATGCACCGTTTCTAGATGTAGCTCAGTCACAATTTAAGGATGATATCGTTACAATTTATCGTTTAGGAATAACGACAGGAAGTTCACCAACGACATTTTCACCAAACAAAGTTGTCACACGCGGTCAGTTTGCAACCTTCCTGTATCGTGCGATGGTAATTGATAAAGGAAGTGCCCCGTTCGAAATTAAAGAAGTTAATTAA
- a CDS encoding efflux RND transporter periplasmic adaptor subunit — translation MKKIQNRFKSSLLVMTAVVLVLAGCGAEKASTTADENVKKETPVKIAVIKKGNLQTENEIVGQAKADTQVEVYPKIAGELLSLNVAKGDWVNKGQVIGKVEGSDLQHQLKLQQVALDQARTQLETAKIAKNRAENGLENAKLSLRQAELSVNPNKEKKTKEQQQAELNSNPDAQPQEKSYTQSEIDLETLKIQWEDAKQNAERMKELYEEGAVALKEYEQAAIAEKTARLKYEQGKLGEQNSEASYNQAELGVKNAKETLSEAQVGMKQAQISVEQAQVQIAQAKDRIDDTIIRATQSGEVVQVGAKAGDTVTSQAPVVTVVSLNPIVIQATVSADQLMLFKKNQQIRIQIPSIDKDFNGKISYIASVANEAGLYEVEATVPNSGQAIKPGMVAKFIIDEVLVKDTLLVPTDAVIDNGAEQIVFTIKDGKAVAKKVEVIKTQTDWTAVRGELQPNEQIVIKGQNTLADGNLVKVIKED, via the coding sequence GTGAAAAAGATACAGAATCGTTTCAAGAGCAGCTTATTGGTCATGACGGCAGTTGTTCTCGTGTTAGCAGGGTGTGGTGCTGAAAAAGCGAGCACAACAGCTGATGAGAATGTGAAAAAAGAAACACCTGTCAAAATAGCTGTAATTAAGAAAGGGAATTTGCAAACAGAAAATGAAATAGTCGGCCAGGCGAAAGCCGATACGCAGGTTGAGGTATATCCGAAAATAGCTGGAGAATTATTAAGCTTAAATGTAGCAAAAGGTGATTGGGTAAACAAAGGCCAAGTCATTGGAAAAGTCGAAGGCTCTGACTTACAACATCAATTAAAGCTACAACAAGTGGCACTTGACCAAGCTCGTACACAGCTTGAAACGGCTAAAATTGCGAAGAATAGAGCTGAAAATGGCTTAGAAAATGCAAAGCTATCACTGCGTCAAGCAGAGCTTAGCGTGAACCCTAATAAAGAAAAGAAAACAAAGGAGCAACAACAAGCTGAATTAAACAGCAATCCTGATGCGCAGCCGCAAGAAAAGTCGTATACACAGTCAGAAATTGATCTTGAAACATTAAAGATTCAATGGGAAGATGCGAAGCAAAATGCTGAGCGTATGAAAGAACTGTATGAAGAAGGCGCAGTGGCTTTAAAGGAATATGAACAAGCAGCAATCGCAGAAAAAACAGCTCGCCTTAAATACGAACAAGGCAAGCTTGGAGAGCAAAATAGCGAGGCGTCATACAACCAGGCAGAGCTTGGTGTGAAGAATGCGAAAGAAACACTTTCAGAAGCTCAAGTTGGGATGAAGCAGGCACAAATTAGCGTCGAACAAGCCCAAGTACAAATTGCTCAAGCGAAAGACCGCATTGATGATACAATTATTCGCGCAACTCAATCAGGTGAAGTAGTCCAAGTAGGCGCGAAGGCTGGGGATACGGTTACATCTCAAGCTCCTGTTGTCACAGTTGTGTCGCTTAACCCGATTGTGATTCAAGCAACGGTCAGTGCAGACCAATTAATGCTTTTCAAGAAGAATCAACAAATCCGAATTCAAATTCCATCAATCGATAAGGATTTTAACGGTAAAATTTCATATATTGCATCAGTTGCAAACGAAGCTGGTCTCTATGAAGTAGAAGCGACAGTACCAAACAGCGGCCAAGCGATTAAGCCGGGAATGGTAGCAAAATTCATTATTGATGAAGTGCTTGTGAAAGATACATTGCTTGTACCGACAGATGCAGTGATTGATAATGGTGCCGAGCAAATTGTCTTCACTATTAAGGACGGCAAGGCAGTTGCGAAGAAAGTTGAAGTGATTAAGACCCAAACAGATTGGACCGCAGTACGTGGGGAATTACAACCAAACGAACAAATAGTCATCAAAGGGCAGAACACCCTCGCAGACGGTAACCTAGTGAAGGTTATTAAGGAGGATTAA